Genomic window (Pristiophorus japonicus isolate sPriJap1 chromosome 9, sPriJap1.hap1, whole genome shotgun sequence):
cttattggtgtgaacaagctggtgtacagtgaggttggatgactgagtgaatcgctttccACACACACAGcagatgaatggtctctcccctGTGTGGATACGTTGGTGTATCATCAGCTCCATTTtggttttaaagctcttctcacagtcataaCATTTATATGGTCTCTTATCAGAGTGAACAACTTGGTGTGCAGTGAGgctggatgaacgagtgaatctcttcccacactctgagcaggtgaacggcctctccccagtgtgagtgcgttggtgcatCATCAGttgatttctgcttttaaagcttttctcacagtcagaacatttaaaaagcCTCATATTGGTGTGAACAACTTGGTGTGTAGTGAGattgcatgactgagtgaatcccttcccacatacagagcaggtgaacggcctctcccctgtgtgaaaggATTGGTGTCTCATCAGactatttctgcttttaaagctcttctcacagttagaacatttaaaaggcctcttACTGGTATGAATAAGGAGGTGTGTAGTGagctgggataactgagtgaatcccttcccacacatggagcaggtaaacagcctctccccagtgtgtactcgctggtgtttcagcagatcaattttggttttaaagctcttctcacagtcagaacatttaaaaactCTCTCATCAGAGTGTACAAGTTGGTGTGACAGTAGGTTCGCTGAAcaggtgaattccttcccacacacggagctggTGAACGGCTTCTCGTCAGAGTGAACAAGTTTATGGCGCCTCAGCTCCCCGGAGCTTTTAAAGCACTTCCCGCAGTCcggacatttaaaaggtctctcgtcagtgtgaactcgctggtgtgtcttcAGCTGGGAAGaaatagtgaatcccttcccacacacggggcaggtgaacggcctctccccggtgtgactgcgtcgatgaatttccagcaggGACGGGGAACGGAATCCATTTCCACAGTCCTCACATTTCCatcgtttctccgtggtgcgggtgtccttgtgtctcgccaggttgaacgatcagttgaaggctcgtccacacacacaacacgtgtacggtttctcctcgctgtgaatggtgcaatgttttttacggctgtgtaactggctaaagctctttcctcaggcagtgcactgaaacactctcactcgggtatgtgtgtctcggtgcttttccagtcacactgatgtttgatatcttttcccacagacagaacagacaaacatttctccttccacattcaaaggccagtGATATTCAGGtaacgatgaatcgagtgactctgtcagatcttgatgtgacgtttggtttgagtttcccgtctgtatatcctccccttctaatacgctgtaaaagagtttacaaaagtcatcaatgTAAGTTCGGGGTAGGTAGAAAATCTAAACAGACAATTCCAGCTtctatggaatattctttcctctcttgttcccacaAATGTGTGATCCAATCAAACTAAGAGAAGCCAAAAtaagcaacaaaagcaaagggCACCTTCCCAACTGAACCAGAATGTTGTTTCCAGTGTGTATGAGACACTCTATACCCTGAGGTGCCACCGTCGCGGAAGGCATCAAGGAACCAGTGCACACcacatgctccctctccagggccatcCAGGCATCGACAAGGCAAAAGACcacaagaattaggtgcaggaataggccatacggcccctcgagcctgctccaccattcaacatcatggttgatcttcaaactcagctccaccttcctgccctatctccatatcccttgataccccagagtccaacaatctatctatctcagtcttgaatatactcaatacctCAGcacccacagtcctttggggtggagaatttcaaagatttacaaccctctgagtgaacaaattcctcctcatctcagtcttatatggccaacccctttatcctgagactgtgggccctattcctagattctccagccaggggaaacaacctctcagcatctaccctgtcaatgcccctcagaattttacatctttcaatgagatcccctcttattcttctaaactccagagagtatgggcccattctgctcaatctctcctattaggacaatacccccatcccgggaatcaatctggtgaactttcattgcactcctcAGATAAGGACCCCAACACTGTGCAcactactgcaggtgtggtctcaccaaggccttttacagttgtagcaagacttctttactgttgtactccaaccaccttgcaataaaggccaacatgccttccgaattgcttgctgtacctgcatgccagctctctgtgtttcctgtacaaggacacctaaatctctctgaacactgacatttattagtttttcactttttaaaaatattctgtttttctattcttcctaccaaagtgaataacctcacatttccccatattatattccatctgccaccttattgcccactcactgaatctgtccatatccctttgcaggctatttgcatcctcctcacagcgtactttcccacctggctttgtatcgtcagcaaactcggaTACATTGTACttgattccttcatccaagtctttaatatagattgtaaatagctgaggccaaagcactagcaccccactagttacagccggcCAGCCGGataataacccgtttatccctactctctggttAACGGACGgaaaacaatcctctatccatgctaatatattacccccaactccatgtggcacatcaaatgcattttggaaatcctgcaatattacatccactggttccccttcatccaccctgctagttacattctcaaaaaaggtAATAAATTTGTTCAAcacgatttcccttccataaaatcaTGTTAACTCTGCACAACCAGACCAtgtttttctaaatgccctgttatcaCTTCTGTagaaatggattccagcattttcccaatgactgatgtcaggctaactggcccatagttccccgttttctctctccctcctttcttgaccgtggaagtgaggcaggcagccagagtgacCCACCCCCGGGCCCCGCCCATCCTGGACCTACAAGTTGCTGTTTTAGCCAGGCCCAGGAGAAGAACCTCCGCCTTACCCACCCTCACTCCGCACCGGACGACCAAAGATTAGGAGCACAGAGCTAAAGTGTAACCAAGagttaaggagcagccccttcaggtaaCTATCGAGGGGCTGCAACTTCTCACACTGAATATATACATGGCCCATGGACTCCTCTAGGCCACAAACATCACAGACGGCCTgggagtaggatgaagcagaaaaataatgcgtatgacagatgtcaggtcgagaatacatctgagagatctaacggtttatgtgcacaaatcattgaaggtggcaggaccggTTATGAAAGCAGTTCAAAACGCTtccgggatcctaggcttcatgaatagaggtatagagtacaaaagcgtggaaattatgatcaacctgtataaaagactggttcggcctcaactggagtagtgtgtccaattctgggcaccacactttaggagcgatgtgaaggcctcagagagggtgcagaaaagatttacgagaatgatgccaaggatgagggacttcagtaatgtggataaactaagaagctggggttgttctccttagagcagagcagatttaatagaggtgttcaaaatcatgcggggtctggacacagtagatagagagaaactgtttccattggtggaagggtcaagaaccagagcaaGTGGTCAGGATCCGGATTGCacggcctgaaggggtggtggaggccaagtcaaaagggagttggataagtacctgaaggagggaAATCTGTAGGTCTAGGGGGCAAAGGcaagtgagtgggactagctgaggtgctcttgcagaaagccggcaacggtttgatgggctgaatgtccttctgtgctgtaaccattctatgattctaacgacacctagctctacctcaccaccacttctcttgacccctccacagtctctaatttgtcagactgcttgtacgaCATTCAgtaccaggtgagcagaaatttccccgtcacaaactccggtctctagccaccaactccatccctccctctagcatctgtctgaggctgaaccagactgttcgcaaacttggtgtcatatttgaccctgaaatgggcttCCGAGCACATATCTGCACCTTAACTAAAATCGGCTATTTCCACCCCCATAACATtgctcgtctccgcccttgcctcagctcatctgctgcagaagcccTCAAGCAGGCCTTTGTtatctcgagacttgactactccaacaaactcctggctggcctcccacaatctaccctacgttatcctgaggtcatccaaaactcggcagcccatgtcctaattcgcaccaaatcccgttcatccatcacccctgtgcttgctgacctacactggctccattTTGCAACAcctccatgggctcgcccctccctatctctgtaatctccttcagcctcataagCCCACATCTCCCCATTTATCTgatctcctcaaattctgccctcttgaggatcccTAATTATAAAAACTTAAACCATCGGTGGTCCTGCCTTCTGCCTAGGCCCAAAACTCAAACTCCCTCACTCtgcaggtaggaggtttagagggcaaatttcttcacccagaatttggtgggagtctggaactcactgcctaaaagggtggtcgaGACAGAAACCATCATAATAGTTGAAAAGaacttggatctgcacttgaagtgccgtaacctacagggctatggaccaagagctggaaagtgggattagcctggatagcggtttgtcggctggcgcggacgcgatgggccgaaatggcctccttccatgctgtaaatttctgtgattctatgattctaaatctcTTCGCCTCGGTGACAAATTATTCTCtttcacactcctgtgaagtgcctttggatattttattacattaaagatgcaatataaatagaggttactgttgtgaggtgatgaagagcctgttgcccaggttactgctgtgaggtgatgaagagcctgttgcccaggttaccgttgtgaggtgatgaagagcctgttgcccaggttactgctgtgaggtgatgaagacccTGTTGCCCGGGTTACCGctatgaggtgatgaagagcctgttgcccaggttaccgCTGTGAGGTGATGATGCGTCTGTTGCCCAGGTTGCTCCGTCTCGCGAGCACTGTGACCTCGAAGCCTCGCCCACTCATTGTTCCTGCCCAAGGTGGCCGCGCATGTGTCGTGACCCCACCTTGTGCAAGATGGCAGCCAGTGAtcccgctgacccgggcctgtcaccgcggggcAAACACGGGGCCTGCGGACTCTTATTCTAAGCCCGAGGCCTACTCCGGGTGTTTATTAAGCTCCCCGGCCCACCCGTGGGTCTACAACCTCCCCCGCGCCCACAATCTCCTACCACCTTCCCGAAGCGTCTCTTCGACCAACGTTCGCCTTCTGCAGCCacgcatgctcagtgagggagATCCAGGCCCCGCCTCTCActcactccaattggttggaggaccaaccgcccgcccggtcctccagccccacccccgctcttcctattggtctggAGCTGGTGTCAAtctcccgggcagtgtgagctgagcatgcgcagagTGAGCACTGGAGACACACGGACGCTGAGATGAGCTCAGGCTGGAGCCGGAGTCTGCACCGGGTGAGAATCAGCGGGGCGCAGGGGAGTCATCGATCGGCAagtgggcggggaggcttcataaacaactggtgtagGCCGCAAGCCCCGAGTAATAACCCAAAACTTCTGCGTTTGCAGCGATGGCTTTTTTCTCCCTGTAACAGGCCATGATTAACCaccatctttgtgcaggaaggcGGGAAAGTTCAGAGTGCAGCCCGCTCACTTCATGGCGTAACAGCGCACGGCAACAATGAGTGGGCGGGGCTCCAGTGCCCAGGACTAAAATCGTTGTCTCATTTATTTcattcccactctccccacaccgtATTTCTCACCATCTGTCCAGAAGGCGTTGGTAAGTGCCCAGCTTATGGTTTACATCCCACACAATTCTAACAGAAAAGCCCCAGAGCTGGGTCCCCTTGTAtactcccagggttagactccccatgtatagtcccagggttagaatccccatgtacagtcccagggttagaatccccatgtacagtcccagggttagaatccccatgtacagtcccagggttcgaatccccatgttcagtcccagggttagaagtcCCATGTACAGTCctcggttcgaatccccatgtttagtcccagggttagaatgcccatgtgcagtcccaggtttggaatccgGTGCACGGAAGTGGAAATTCAGCTTCGGGGTTACAAGATTCATCGGTCACAGGAGAGAAGAATAATTCACTGATAAGCCCTTTAAAATTTTTGTGGTCAGGTATTCAAATTCCCAGTAACTCTAATCCTGGGTTTAAAGGAGGGATGAGCTGTGTTTAAATCAAATAGTCTCTTTGGAGATTCTCAGAGAAGAATCTGGTCAGCTTGAAACTCTGAAAGTGAAATAGTTGGTTGTAAATTTCCAATTAGTTGTTTTTGACCAGGGAGGGGGAATTCTGTAACAAGGAACCGGGCACGATTTGAAAGGTTTTATCAAAGGGTTAGAGGGACTCTTACATTTGGGATCTTTATTTTGTCCACTTGAGTTAAGATAACAGACttcctcctgtgaatatagagctggagtattagGCCGTGATCTGTTTATATGTTCATCTTCTATTAAATACATTTGCTGAGCGAATTTAAATTTAAAACttagtttgcaggcgtgatgctctattcgcaCATCAAAGAtgagagagatgctgtgaggcACACGCTAAGTtcctagctgaaagtgattaacagtatATGTTTTGTGTTAAATGATCCCGGGCATGTGAAGGCACATtgtatagaaactagaattgtctgttctgtatttctatcctgtacttagtgatgacttttgtatACTCCTTTTACAGTGTTTTAGAAGGAGAGGATTTTTagatgggaaactcaaaccaaacatcatatcaagatctgacagagtcactcaattcatcaggacctgaatattatcggcctttgaatgtggaaggagaaatgtttgtttgttctgtctgtggAAAAGGATTTcaacaaacatcagtgtgactggaaaagcactgagacacacacacccgagtgagagtgttccagtgcactgactgcagaaagggctttaaccagttacacagcctgaaaaaacatcgcaccattgacaacgaggagaaaccgtacacgtattGTGTTTGCGAACGAGGTTGGAGAGAcaaaaggacacccgcaccacggagaaagcgTGGAAATGTGGGGAATGTAGGAAGGGCTTCAATTACCAGAATGAGCTGgagattcatcgacgcagtcacaccggggagaggccgttcacctgctccgtgtgtgggaagggattcactcattcatccggcCTCCTGaatcaccagcgagctcacaccggggagaggccgttcatttgctcaaaatgtgggaagggatttactcagtcatccaacctgctggcacacaacaagcaagttcacaccggggagaggctgttcacttgCTCAGAGTGTGGAAAGGGTTTCACTGATTCATCCAGCTTGCTGAAACATCAGCGAGCTCACACCGGGAAGAGATCATTCACCTTCTCCGTGTGAGAGAAGTGATTCAGTCGGTCATCCAACCTACTGGCGCATAAACGAGGAAAGCGTGGAAATGTGGGGAATGTAGGAAGGGCTTCAATTACCAGAATGAGCTGgagattcatcgacgcagtcacaccggggagaagccggtcacctgctccgtctgtggaaagggattcactgcgCTAGCCAGTCTCCAGAAACACCATTTAATTTACActgtggagaggccgttcacccgttctgagtgtggaaagggattgacTCTGTCCTCCACAAACTGCTGGCACACAACAAGTAAGTTCACACTGAGgacaggccgttcacctgctcagaatgtgggaagggattcgctctgtCATCCGTCctcctgaaacaccagcgagttcacactggggaaagaccgTTTACTTGCtccaaatgtgggaagggattcactcggtcatccgacctgctggtacacaacaagcgagttcacactggggagaggccattctcttGCTCAgtttgtgggaagagattcattgtGTCATCTGACCTCCTGAG
Coding sequences:
- the LOC139273633 gene encoding zinc finger protein 79-like; the encoded protein is MCGKGFTQLSQLTTHLLIHTSKRPFKCSNCEKSFKSRNSLMRHQSFHTGERPFTCSVCGKGFTQSCNLTTHQVVHTNMRLFKCSDCEKSFKSRNQLMMHQRTHTGERPFTCSECGKRFTRSSSLTAHQVVHSDKRPYKCYDCEKSFKTKMELMIHQRIHTGERPFICCVCGKRFTQSSNLTVHQLVHTNKRPFKCSDCEKSFKIRNHLMMHQCTHTGERPFTCSVCGKGFSDPSNRLKHQQVHM